In a single window of the Tellurirhabdus bombi genome:
- a CDS encoding CocE/NonD family hydrolase, producing MKSKLLLLLLLGITYLGAAQAPPANPFIKENYTKFEYQIPMRDGTKLFTAVYVPKDATPEKKYPILMQRTPYSCRPYGTDAFPRRLGPSELLMKDKYIFAYQDVRGRWMSEGVFQEMTPHIDVKKSPKDLDESTDTYDTVEWLTKNIPNNNGKVGQWGISYPGFYASAGALSGHPALVASSPQAPMADLWRDDSYHNGVFLIPHNFNFYPFFTNRTDGTPTSKPATTEFNYGTEDGYDFFLKLGPLKNSQKPEFYGGKDPYWTANLEHPNNDEFWRSRNILPHLKGIKHAVMIVGGWYDAEDLHGIFKTYEAIEKQNPGIYNILVAGPWTHGGWNSEGDKLGSVNFGSKTGPYFQENIERKFFGYFLKGEGDAKFPEAQIFETGTNKWRNFDAWPPKAAAEKSLYLLPGGKLSFEAPAKNTGFDAFVSDPARPVPFTQTISIDMNADYMVEDQRFAARRPDVLVFQTEVLDKDITLAGNILANLKVSTTGTDADWIVKLIDVYPGDAKDNPNTAKGQKMSNFQQLVRHDGFRGKFREDRAKPKPFKPGEVTAVNYELIDILHTFKKGHRVMVQVQSSMFPLFDRNPQKFVPSIPNANEADFQKATHKVHAGSLLKVRVIE from the coding sequence ATGAAATCAAAATTATTGCTTTTGCTGTTACTCGGCATCACGTATCTCGGTGCCGCGCAGGCTCCTCCTGCCAATCCATTCATTAAAGAAAATTACACCAAATTTGAATACCAGATCCCGATGCGGGATGGTACCAAGCTCTTTACGGCGGTCTACGTACCAAAAGATGCGACTCCCGAAAAGAAGTACCCAATTCTGATGCAGCGGACGCCGTATTCGTGCCGGCCTTACGGTACAGATGCCTTTCCCCGGCGTCTTGGGCCTTCAGAATTGCTGATGAAGGATAAGTATATTTTCGCGTATCAGGACGTTCGTGGCCGGTGGATGAGCGAGGGTGTTTTTCAGGAAATGACGCCGCACATTGACGTAAAAAAATCGCCCAAAGACCTGGACGAAAGCACGGATACGTACGATACCGTCGAGTGGCTTACCAAAAATATTCCCAACAACAACGGCAAAGTTGGGCAGTGGGGCATTAGCTACCCTGGTTTTTACGCGTCGGCGGGGGCATTGAGCGGCCATCCGGCGCTGGTAGCATCTTCTCCGCAGGCACCCATGGCTGATTTGTGGCGGGACGATAGTTACCACAACGGCGTTTTCCTGATTCCGCATAATTTCAATTTTTATCCATTTTTTACGAACCGTACCGACGGCACGCCGACCAGCAAACCAGCCACGACGGAGTTTAATTACGGAACGGAAGATGGCTACGACTTCTTTCTAAAGCTTGGCCCGTTGAAAAACTCGCAAAAACCGGAGTTTTACGGTGGAAAAGATCCTTATTGGACGGCTAATCTAGAGCATCCGAATAACGACGAATTTTGGCGGTCGCGAAATATTCTGCCGCACCTGAAAGGCATCAAACACGCGGTGATGATTGTCGGTGGCTGGTACGATGCCGAAGATTTGCACGGCATTTTCAAGACTTACGAAGCGATTGAAAAGCAAAATCCGGGTATTTACAACATTCTGGTGGCTGGCCCGTGGACGCATGGCGGCTGGAACAGCGAAGGTGACAAACTCGGTAGCGTTAATTTTGGCTCGAAAACAGGACCGTATTTTCAGGAAAATATTGAGCGGAAATTTTTCGGCTATTTTCTGAAAGGCGAGGGCGACGCTAAATTCCCCGAGGCTCAGATTTTTGAAACGGGGACCAACAAGTGGCGCAATTTTGATGCCTGGCCACCCAAAGCGGCGGCGGAAAAAAGCCTGTACCTGCTGCCGGGTGGAAAGCTGTCTTTCGAGGCGCCAGCCAAGAACACCGGTTTCGACGCGTTTGTCTCTGACCCCGCCCGCCCGGTTCCTTTTACGCAGACGATTTCAATAGACATGAACGCCGATTACATGGTAGAAGACCAGCGTTTTGCGGCCCGCCGTCCCGATGTGCTGGTGTTTCAAACGGAGGTGCTGGATAAAGACATTACGCTGGCGGGCAATATCCTGGCAAATCTGAAAGTGTCTACCACGGGTACGGATGCCGACTGGATTGTCAAGCTCATTGACGTGTATCCCGGCGACGCGAAAGATAACCCTAACACGGCCAAAGGACAGAAAATGAGTAACTTTCAGCAACTAGTACGGCACGATGGGTTTCGCGGAAAATTCCGGGAGGATCGGGCGAAACCGAAGCCTTTCAAGCCCGGTGAAGTTACCGCCGTTAATTACGAGCTGATTGATATTTTGCACACGTTCAAAAAAGGCCACCGAGTAATGGTGCAGGTACAAAGCTCCATGTTCCCTTTGTTCGACCGAAATCCGCAGAAATTTGTGCCCAGCATTCCCAACGCAAACGAAGCTGATTTCCAGAAAGCAACGCACAAGGTACACGCCGGTAGCCTGCTGAAAGTGCGCGTGATAGAGTAA
- a CDS encoding xanthine dehydrogenase family protein molybdopterin-binding subunit, producing MRKVTVSSRRTFLKEAGCLTIGFSLLNNTFSEANQSVIEDEVPGGLKNQPQINAWLEILADGRVRVLTGKMELGQGIRTAIAQVAADELDLDLMQVEVHLAETGRTPHEGYTAGSGSIENSAMSVRYAAATARQKLLDLAAKHWNIPANTLQIKDGKITKTDGKEQLTFAQLLGGKQLEGDVKLPVTLKPKTAYRWVGKAIPRQDIERMVRAEPVYVQDLRFPGMVHARIVRPPAYDAKLISVDEAKLRQAVPGILKTVINGSFVGIIAAEEYEAMQAQLSARQQTKWSTPKPLPSGQNLAAYIKNLPVKTRSVKEQGNVASVDEVSGNSLKASYFRPYQMHGSIGPSCAVALYEDQKLHIWTHSQGVYPLREALKKMLDLPTESIHIKGVPGSGCYGHNGADDVAAEAALLALAYPGKHVRLQWSREEEHAWEPYGSAMEAEVEARLDATGKITHWKYAVWSDSHSTRPGGDPGNLLVARYLKKSFPASSSGYSGGAYRNSEPYYAIPNLKVDAHFFEGPLRVSALRSLGAYGNVFAIESFMDELAEKAGKDPLAFRIAHLTDKRAIEAIEKLGELTRREKVAKNEGIGYAFSRYKNVAAYCAIAAKVAVDPKTGVVQVVKMWSVIDAGEVINLDGIKNQTEGGMVQAASWTLQEEVLFDQHHISSRDWYSYPIFRFRDVPLVEVEVINRPTESPLGAGEAAQGPTAAALVNAIYRASGKRVRNLPVQAGGNEAKGEKKKGK from the coding sequence ATGAGAAAAGTGACCGTTTCCTCCCGTAGAACTTTCCTGAAAGAAGCCGGGTGTCTGACCATTGGTTTTTCGTTGTTAAATAATACGTTTTCAGAAGCTAATCAATCAGTTATTGAGGATGAAGTACCGGGAGGTCTAAAAAATCAGCCGCAAATTAACGCCTGGCTGGAGATACTGGCCGACGGTCGGGTGCGCGTCTTAACCGGGAAAATGGAGTTGGGACAAGGCATTCGTACGGCCATTGCGCAGGTCGCCGCCGATGAACTGGATCTGGATTTAATGCAGGTGGAAGTACATCTGGCCGAAACGGGCCGTACGCCCCACGAAGGTTACACGGCGGGTAGCGGATCGATTGAAAACAGCGCGATGTCGGTGCGCTACGCTGCAGCTACAGCCCGGCAAAAGTTGCTTGATTTAGCCGCCAAGCACTGGAATATTCCAGCAAACACGCTTCAGATTAAGGACGGGAAAATCACGAAAACGGACGGAAAAGAACAACTGACTTTTGCGCAGCTACTCGGCGGAAAGCAACTGGAAGGCGACGTGAAACTACCCGTTACGCTAAAGCCCAAAACGGCCTATCGCTGGGTAGGCAAAGCCATTCCCCGGCAGGACATTGAGCGGATGGTACGGGCCGAACCGGTTTATGTGCAGGATTTGCGGTTTCCGGGGATGGTACACGCCCGTATCGTGCGCCCGCCCGCTTACGATGCTAAGCTTATTTCGGTCGATGAAGCAAAGCTCAGGCAGGCCGTTCCCGGCATTTTAAAAACGGTGATTAACGGGTCTTTTGTGGGCATCATCGCGGCGGAAGAATACGAAGCCATGCAGGCACAACTATCTGCCAGGCAACAGACAAAGTGGTCTACGCCGAAGCCGCTACCGAGCGGGCAGAATCTAGCCGCCTACATCAAAAATTTACCCGTCAAAACCAGATCGGTCAAAGAGCAAGGAAACGTGGCTTCGGTTGACGAAGTATCCGGTAATTCGTTAAAAGCCAGTTATTTCAGGCCTTATCAGATGCACGGCTCAATTGGACCATCGTGCGCCGTTGCCCTGTACGAAGACCAAAAACTACACATCTGGACGCATAGCCAGGGCGTTTATCCCCTGCGGGAAGCCTTGAAGAAAATGCTGGACCTGCCAACCGAATCGATTCACATCAAGGGCGTGCCCGGTTCGGGTTGTTATGGGCATAATGGCGCGGACGACGTAGCCGCCGAAGCCGCTTTGCTAGCCTTGGCCTATCCCGGCAAACACGTTCGGTTGCAATGGTCGCGGGAGGAAGAGCACGCCTGGGAGCCATACGGCAGCGCGATGGAGGCGGAGGTAGAGGCCCGGTTGGACGCCACGGGAAAGATAACCCATTGGAAATACGCCGTTTGGTCGGATTCACACAGCACGCGGCCCGGCGGCGATCCCGGCAATTTACTGGTAGCTCGTTACCTCAAAAAAAGTTTTCCGGCTTCTTCTTCGGGCTATAGTGGTGGTGCTTACCGCAACTCAGAACCGTATTATGCCATTCCAAACCTGAAAGTAGACGCTCATTTTTTTGAAGGTCCGCTGCGCGTATCGGCGCTACGCAGTCTGGGCGCCTACGGAAACGTATTTGCCATTGAATCGTTTATGGATGAGTTGGCGGAAAAGGCGGGTAAAGATCCCCTGGCGTTTCGGATCGCGCACCTCACCGATAAGCGGGCTATCGAAGCGATTGAGAAGTTAGGGGAGTTGACCCGCCGGGAAAAAGTGGCCAAAAACGAGGGGATTGGCTATGCTTTTTCCCGCTACAAAAACGTGGCTGCTTACTGTGCGATTGCCGCCAAGGTAGCCGTTGATCCAAAAACAGGGGTGGTACAGGTAGTCAAGATGTGGTCGGTGATTGATGCGGGGGAGGTCATTAATCTGGACGGCATTAAAAACCAAACCGAGGGCGGCATGGTGCAGGCCGCTAGCTGGACGTTGCAGGAAGAAGTGCTTTTTGACCAGCATCACATCAGTAGTCGTGACTGGTATTCATACCCAATTTTTCGGTTCCGCGATGTACCGCTGGTAGAGGTGGAAGTCATCAATCGCCCGACAGAAAGCCCTCTTGGTGCGGGTGAGGCCGCGCAAGGACCGACCGCCGCCGCGCTGGTCAATGCGATTTACCGGGCCAGTGGGAAACGTGTACGCAACTTGCCCGTACAGGCGGGTGGAAACGAAGCGAAAGGGGAGAAGAAAAAAGGGAAATAA
- a CDS encoding family 20 glycosylhydrolase gives MNLLKTWLIACSFFLYGWAGAQTHPDSLLPVRGFCIGAPQSQNLDGFITFIDQELAPRKVNTLILRVDFNYEYKSHPELRDKNTLSKKDVKKLVKVCQKNNIRLIPQINLLGHQSWANQTHNLLRVYPHLDETPHVKMPEKYVWPNADGLYCKSYCPLHPEVHPIVFELVDEVCDAFEADAFHAGMDEVFYIGDDKCPRCSGRDKAELFAGEVKTIRDHLAQKNRALWIWGDRLLDGKTTGIGMWEASMNNTHRAIDLIPKDVMICDWHYERPDQTPVYFAMKGLKVATCPWRNPKNAVTQVQDVVKFRAAATKPMKERFQGVIQTVWSGAESFLDEFYGRKKNTEEGENTAANCFRTLFSEIEQLSAK, from the coding sequence ATGAATCTTCTTAAAACGTGGCTGATCGCCTGCTCCTTCTTTTTGTACGGATGGGCGGGCGCTCAGACGCATCCCGACAGTTTGCTGCCCGTGCGCGGCTTTTGCATTGGCGCTCCGCAATCGCAGAATTTAGATGGTTTCATCACCTTTATCGACCAGGAGCTGGCCCCCCGAAAAGTGAACACCCTGATTTTGCGGGTGGATTTCAACTACGAATACAAGAGCCATCCGGAACTAAGAGACAAAAATACGCTGTCGAAAAAGGACGTGAAAAAGCTGGTTAAGGTTTGTCAGAAAAACAACATCCGGCTTATTCCGCAGATTAATCTACTAGGGCATCAATCCTGGGCCAACCAAACGCATAATCTGCTGCGTGTTTATCCCCACCTTGACGAGACGCCCCACGTGAAGATGCCGGAAAAATACGTTTGGCCCAACGCCGACGGGCTGTATTGCAAAAGCTATTGTCCGCTGCATCCGGAAGTGCATCCCATTGTTTTTGAGCTGGTTGATGAAGTATGCGACGCTTTCGAAGCCGATGCGTTTCATGCGGGTATGGACGAAGTATTTTACATCGGAGACGACAAATGTCCGCGTTGTTCGGGGCGCGATAAGGCCGAACTGTTTGCCGGTGAAGTGAAAACCATCCGTGATCATCTGGCCCAGAAAAACCGCGCTTTGTGGATCTGGGGCGACCGGCTCCTGGACGGTAAAACAACCGGAATTGGCATGTGGGAAGCCAGCATGAACAATACGCACCGCGCCATTGATCTGATTCCCAAAGACGTCATGATTTGCGATTGGCACTACGAACGCCCGGACCAGACGCCGGTTTATTTTGCCATGAAAGGCCTAAAGGTTGCAACGTGCCCGTGGCGTAATCCCAAAAATGCTGTCACGCAGGTGCAGGACGTGGTGAAATTCAGGGCGGCGGCAACGAAGCCCATGAAGGAGCGTTTCCAGGGTGTGATTCAGACGGTTTGGTCGGGAGCGGAGTCTTTTCTGGATGAATTTTACGGTCGGAAAAAGAACACGGAAGAAGGCGAAAATACAGCGGCCAACTGCTTCCGAACCTTATTCAGTGAGATTGAGCAATTATCGGCCAAGTGA
- a CDS encoding YihY/virulence factor BrkB family protein, translating into MEQNKFKRFFKDAWTLLLASFNGFMDDRGLKLSAALAYYTVFSLAPLLVLLISLTSIFYGEEAIRGQVFSQINGLVGNEGAKQVQDMLKSVELSGKTNVALISGIVTLIIGATSIFIEIQDSINMIWRVKAKPKRGWVKLLKDRLLSSSLIVSLGFLLVVSLIINGLILALNDRLTRLFPDIAVIFVEALNVAISFGVIAVLFGVIFKVLPDAKIAWKDVRWGAIFTAGLFMVGRYLIGIYIETTSTGSTYGAAGALIVILVWIYYTAAILYFGAEFTQAYANLYGIKIEPADYAVYVEQQEKELNVKELPAQEHVVAAKRK; encoded by the coding sequence ATGGAACAAAATAAATTTAAACGCTTTTTCAAAGATGCCTGGACGTTGCTACTGGCCTCTTTTAATGGCTTTATGGACGACCGCGGCCTCAAGCTGAGTGCTGCCCTGGCGTATTACACGGTTTTCTCGCTGGCTCCTTTGCTGGTGCTGCTTATTTCTCTGACCAGTATTTTCTACGGAGAAGAAGCCATCCGCGGACAAGTTTTTTCGCAGATTAATGGCCTGGTTGGGAACGAAGGGGCCAAACAGGTACAGGACATGCTGAAAAGCGTGGAGCTTTCGGGGAAAACCAACGTTGCGCTTATTTCCGGGATTGTTACGCTGATTATTGGTGCCACCAGTATTTTCATTGAGATTCAGGATTCGATCAACATGATCTGGCGGGTCAAAGCTAAACCAAAAAGAGGTTGGGTTAAGCTATTGAAAGACCGGCTTTTATCTTCTTCGTTGATCGTAAGCCTTGGTTTTTTACTGGTCGTTTCGTTGATCATTAATGGATTGATTCTGGCGTTAAATGACCGTTTGACCCGTTTATTCCCTGATATTGCCGTTATTTTTGTGGAAGCGCTTAATGTCGCTATTAGCTTTGGGGTAATCGCTGTGCTGTTTGGGGTTATTTTCAAGGTGCTGCCCGATGCCAAGATCGCCTGGAAAGATGTTCGCTGGGGGGCTATCTTTACGGCTGGTCTGTTTATGGTTGGTCGCTATTTGATTGGCATTTACATCGAAACGACCAGTACCGGCTCAACGTACGGGGCTGCCGGCGCGTTAATCGTCATTCTGGTCTGGATTTACTATACTGCCGCTATTCTCTACTTTGGGGCCGAGTTTACCCAGGCTTACGCCAACCTATACGGGATTAAAATTGAACCGGCTGATTATGCGGTTTATGTGGAACAGCAGGAAAAAGAACTTAACGTAAAAGAGCTGCCAGCACAAGAGCACGTGGTGGCAGCCAAACGAAAATAA